The DNA sequence CTTTACAAATGTACCTTTGCAAAATGTGATTGTTGGCAGAGATGCGGAAACAATTTACGAAATTCCAATCCTTTTTGAAGAGCAGGCATTAGCAAAAAAAATCTGTAATCATTTTCAAATAAAATATTCTGAAATTGATTTATCCGGATTAAAGCAATTGGTTCATAAGGCCAAATTCCCCGAACAAACCGTAAATGTGGCATTATGCGGAAAATATGTTCGCCACCAAGATGCTTATAAAAGTGTAGTTGAAAGCCTTATTCATGCGGGTTTGAAATTTTCCGGCAAAGTGAATATCAAATATATTGATACTGACAAACTTCATAGCCATGAAAAAATTCGAGAAGATACACTCGAAAAACATCTGAAAGATATTCACGCCATTCTCGTTCCCGGTGGTTTTGGTTTGCGTGGTATCGAAGGTAAAATTTCGATTATTAAATATGCAAGAGAAAAAAATATCCCCTTCTTGGGTATTTGCCTCGGAATGCAATGTGCGGTAATTGAATTTGCTCGAAATGTTATGGGACTTGAAAACGCAAATAGTACTGAGTTTGATGCCAAAACTCTTCATCCGGTCATCAATCTTATGAAAGATCAAAAAGAAGTTAAGAATAAGGGTGGCACAATGCGCCTCGGAGCATATCCGTGCAACTTGATTGCCGGTTCACAATCAGAAAAAATTTATGAGGGACAACATCAAGTCAGCGAAAGGCATCGCCACAGATACGAATTCAATAACGATTTTCTTGAAAAATTTAAAGAAAAAGGAATGGTGATCGGGGGAAAATATTTGGAAAAGAATTTAGTTGAAATTATTGAATTAGCGAACCACAGATTTTTTATCGGGACTCAATTTCACCCCGAATTTAAATCCAGACCGCTTAAACCTCATCCCGTTTTCGCAAAATTTATTGAAGAAGCAATAGAATATAAAAAGGAGAATCATGTGCTTTAATAAAAACCGATATACGAAAAAAGATTTTTATTCTATTTCGTGTTTTTTCGAGTTTTTCGTGGTAAAAATATTTTAATATGAAAATAAATAAAAATTCAAAATTTACAATTATTGCCGGACCTTGTGCGATTGAATCATTAGAAACGTGTTTACACATTGCGAAAGAATGTAAGTTATTATGCGATAAATTTGATTTTCATTATATTTTCAAAGCTTCCTACAAAAAAGCAAATCGAACCTCCGGAAAATCCTTTCGCGGTGTTGGTTTGCAGACCGGATTATCTATCCTCCAAAAAGTGAAGGAGAAATTTTCATTACCAATTCTAACCGATGTGCATGAAGTTTGTGAAGTGGAAGCAGTTAGTAAAATTGCTGATATAATTCAGATTCCGGCATTTTTGTCGAGACAAACAGAACTTATCGAAGCTGTTGCCAAAACAGGAAAATGGGTTAATATCAAAAAAGGACAATTCATGTCTCCCAATGAAATCCGATTTGCATATCAAAAAGCAATTGATCGCGGAAATTCACATGTTTTCGTAACAGAGCGCGGAAATTCGTTCGGATACAATAATCTGGTAGTTGATTTTCGTAATTTTCAAATTATTGCGGAAATGGGAATACCAATTATCTACGATGTAACTCACAGTTTGCAACGACCGTCTCTTGGAAATATTTCCGGTGGAAATCCCGAATTAGTACCGAGCATGACAAGGGCAGCTGTGGCAACCGGTAACCTCTCCGGTTTGTTCATTGAAACTCACCCGCAACCAAATGCTGCAAAGAGCGATGCGAAATCTATGCTACCGCTGGATCAAATGAATAATTTGCTAAAATCCGTAAAAAACATTTTGCAAGTTATTTGATTTTTTTTATATTGTTTTATTTGACAACAAACAAAACGAACAAAGAAAGCAGTTAAATTATTCTNNNNNNNNNNNNNNNNNNNNNNNNNNNNNNNNNNNNNNNNNNNNNNNNNNNNNNNNNNNNNNNNNNNNNNNNNNNNNNNNNNNNNNNNNNNNNNNNNNNNCTACCGCTGGATCAAATGAATAATTTGCTAAAATCCGTAAAAAACATTTTGCAAGTTATTTGATTTTTTTTATATTGTTTTATTTGACAACAAACAAAACGAACAAAGAAAGCAGTTAAATTATTCTCTCTACTTAGAGTCCATCCGTAAAGTAGCCTTTTCGAGAAGTCACGGACCATTCCGTGCCGAATTGTCTGAAGAGTCGGCACGGACCATTCCGTGCCGAATTGAAAAAATTATCTATTAAGTTAATTAGCGTTATATTTG is a window from the Candidatus Cloacimonadota bacterium genome containing:
- the kdsA gene encoding 3-deoxy-8-phosphooctulonate synthase; the encoded protein is MKINKNSKFTIIAGPCAIESLETCLHIAKECKLLCDKFDFHYIFKASYKKANRTSGKSFRGVGLQTGLSILQKVKEKFSLPILTDVHEVCEVEAVSKIADIIQIPAFLSRQTELIEAVAKTGKWVNIKKGQFMSPNEIRFAYQKAIDRGNSHVFVTERGNSFGYNNLVVDFRNFQIIAEMGIPIIYDVTHSLQRPSLGNISGGNPELVPSMTRAAVATGNLSGLFIETHPQPNAAKSDAKSMLPLDQMNNLLKSVKNILQVI
- a CDS encoding CTP synthase, whose amino-acid sequence is MNTKYIFITGGVVSSLGKGIASASIGFLLKQLGYKVTIQKFDPYLNVDPGTMSPFQHGEVFVTDDGAETDLDLGHYERFLDQPLSQACNTTAGQVYDTVITNERRGKYLGKTVQTIPHITDEIKMRFKRLSKDSDIIITEIGGTAGDIEGLPFGEAIRQIGLEMDRHDFFCIHLTLIPYISAAGECKTKPTQHSVVKLREIGIQPDMLICRSEKSLSQAALTKISLFTNVPLQNVIVGRDAETIYEIPILFEEQALAKKICNHFQIKYSEIDLSGLKQLVHKAKFPEQTVNVALCGKYVRHQDAYKSVVESLIHAGLKFSGKVNIKYIDTDKLHSHEKIREDTLEKHLKDIHAILVPGGFGLRGIEGKISIIKYAREKNIPFLGICLGMQCAVIEFARNVMGLENANSTEFDAKTLHPVINLMKDQKEVKNKGGTMRLGAYPCNLIAGSQSEKIYEGQHQVSERHRHRYEFNNDFLEKFKEKGMVIGGKYLEKNLVEIIELANHRFFIGTQFHPEFKSRPLKPHPVFAKFIEEAIEYKKENHVL